Proteins encoded in a region of the Pseudanabaena sp. BC1403 genome:
- a CDS encoding 4Fe-4S single cluster domain-containing protein: MASKVAIAETLEIDMTPQLNIMGYLNRSEVNGPGCRAVVWVQGCWRECPDCFNPSSWYFDVNQLVSVEDLAERILSDPANQGVTFSGGEPFLQAPALAALAKQVKAAGLNVMSFTGYTLSELRSPSAPEGAEDLLDQLDILIDGPYVSALAIHAPDSPVSSRNQRLHVFNPAFADKIDWASDQTEIHILKDGTRVFTGFRGQMDFG; the protein is encoded by the coding sequence ATGGCTTCTAAAGTTGCGATCGCAGAAACATTGGAGATTGACATGACACCACAACTCAATATCATGGGCTATCTGAATCGCTCTGAGGTAAATGGGCCTGGTTGTCGTGCTGTGGTCTGGGTACAGGGTTGCTGGCGCGAATGTCCAGACTGCTTTAATCCCTCCTCTTGGTATTTCGATGTTAATCAACTCGTGTCAGTAGAGGATCTCGCAGAAAGAATACTCAGTGATCCTGCTAATCAAGGAGTCACCTTTTCTGGAGGTGAGCCATTTTTGCAGGCTCCTGCTCTAGCTGCCCTTGCCAAGCAGGTTAAAGCCGCAGGACTGAATGTGATGTCGTTTACGGGATATACATTATCGGAACTGCGATCGCCTAGTGCTCCTGAGGGAGCTGAGGATCTCCTCGACCAACTTGATATTTTGATAGATGGCCCCTATGTTTCGGCTCTTGCCATTCATGCGCCCGATTCTCCTGTTTCGTCGCGCAATCAGCGTTTACATGTCTTTAATCCCGCTTTTGCAGACAAAATTGACTGGGCAAGCGATCAAACCGAAATCCATATTCTTAAGGATGGTACTCGTGTTTTTACTGGATTTCGCGGACAAATGGACTTCGGTTAA
- a CDS encoding bacteriohemerythrin — MLSTLTKPIACWQQEYNTGNSQVDGQHQQLFEIVNALHEAVVTKKNIYTMQELLECLANHTIEHFQTEEALMMAVDYPEYDIHKRTHDCLLSKVDRLLLKLRDHNTAAVTTEITQFLTEWLAHHIKGEDKKMVQFFQNQ; from the coding sequence ATGCTTTCTACTTTGACTAAACCAATCGCTTGTTGGCAACAGGAATATAACACTGGTAACTCACAGGTCGATGGACAACATCAACAACTATTTGAGATTGTTAATGCCCTCCATGAAGCTGTTGTTACCAAAAAAAATATTTATACAATGCAAGAGCTTCTAGAATGCTTAGCTAATCACACCATTGAGCATTTCCAAACGGAAGAGGCTTTGATGATGGCGGTGGATTATCCCGAATACGATATCCACAAACGCACCCATGATTGTCTCTTATCCAAAGTAGATCGGCTACTTCTAAAGTTGCGCGATCACAATACGGCAGCAGTAACAACAGAAATCACGCAATTTCTCACTGAATGGTTGGCGCACCATATCAAGGGTGAAGACAAAAAGATGGTTCAGTTTTTTCAAAATCAATAG
- the acsF gene encoding magnesium-protoporphyrin IX monomethyl ester (oxidative) cyclase — MVSIQSRPEPELLREGIKVPVKETLLTPRFYTTDYDAVAKMDVSSQQAELEAVVEELRTDYNRYHYKRDREFLQSWEHIDGETRAAFIDFLERSCTSEFSGFLLFKELSRQLGDRSPLLAEAFNLMARDEARHAGFLNKAMKDFNLSLDLVNMTKKRSYTFFKPEWVIYSVYLSEKIGYWRYILVHYHLKEHPENQFYPLFKYFESWCQDENRHGDFFKVLLRSQPALWGTWKAKLWARFFLLTVFATHTITVFERADFYKSIGLDAREYNKQVVINTNHTAISAFPAVLDTSHPDFFPRLEKCVDYNFKLMAINDSDRPQFVKTLQKLPLFVAIFWQLLLVYFAKPIDAEAKRGEVH, encoded by the coding sequence ATGGTTTCAATTCAATCTAGACCCGAACCAGAACTCCTCCGTGAAGGTATTAAAGTTCCTGTTAAAGAAACCCTCTTAACTCCAAGATTCTACACCACTGACTATGACGCTGTTGCGAAGATGGATGTATCATCGCAACAGGCAGAACTAGAAGCCGTAGTCGAAGAGCTTCGCACTGATTACAATCGCTATCACTACAAGCGCGATCGAGAGTTTTTACAGTCTTGGGAACATATTGATGGCGAAACTCGCGCCGCTTTTATTGATTTCTTAGAGCGCTCTTGCACCTCGGAATTCTCTGGATTTCTGCTATTTAAAGAATTGTCTCGTCAACTAGGCGATCGCAGTCCTCTGTTGGCTGAAGCCTTTAACCTTATGGCAAGGGATGAAGCACGTCACGCAGGGTTTTTGAATAAGGCGATGAAGGATTTTAATCTGTCGTTGGATTTAGTCAATATGACTAAAAAACGCAGCTATACATTCTTCAAGCCAGAATGGGTAATTTATTCTGTTTATCTGTCAGAGAAAATTGGCTACTGGCGCTATATTCTTGTCCATTACCATTTAAAAGAGCATCCAGAAAACCAGTTTTATCCTCTCTTCAAATATTTTGAAAGCTGGTGTCAGGATGAGAACCGTCATGGCGATTTCTTTAAGGTGTTGTTGCGATCGCAGCCTGCGCTATGGGGTACATGGAAGGCTAAATTATGGGCGCGGTTTTTCCTGTTGACGGTATTTGCTACGCACACGATTACCGTGTTTGAACGGGCTGATTTCTATAAATCCATTGGTTTAGATGCTCGTGAATATAACAAGCAAGTGGTGATCAATACTAATCACACTGCCATCAGTGCATTCCCTGCGGTGCTAGATACTAGTCATCCCGACTTTTTCCCTAGATTGGAGAAATGCGTTGATTACAATTTCAAGCTGATGGCAATTAATGATAGCGATCGCCCCCAATTTGTGAAGACATTGCAGAAGTTGCCTTTATTCGTGGCGATTTTCTGGCAGTTGTTACTGGTGTATTTCGCCAAGCCTATTGATGCTGAAGCTAAGCGCGGCGAAGTTCATTAG
- a CDS encoding type II toxin-antitoxin system VapC family toxin has protein sequence MSNAIFIDTWGWLTLNDAGERRHKEVANLYQTLIAERIPIYSSTFVLDETFTLFFKRLNSFQAKQAMLQLSEAFSTEQFELIQIDEFRFTQTQMLRLKYLDKPQISFTDLTSMLIMQEFDIYRILTEDAHFTQVGLGFQLEPSSF, from the coding sequence ATGAGTAACGCCATATTCATCGATACATGGGGATGGCTCACCCTAAACGATGCAGGAGAACGCAGACATAAAGAAGTTGCAAATCTTTATCAAACGTTAATCGCAGAAAGAATACCCATCTATTCCAGTACTTTCGTTCTAGATGAAACATTCACATTATTTTTTAAGCGCCTTAACTCCTTCCAAGCCAAACAAGCAATGCTCCAACTATCTGAAGCATTTTCTACAGAGCAATTTGAACTAATCCAAATAGATGAATTTCGCTTTACTCAAACTCAAATGTTGCGTTTAAAGTATCTCGACAAACCCCAAATCTCTTTCACAGACTTAACTTCAATGCTAATTATGCAAGAATTTGATATCTATCGCATCTTGACAGAAGATGCACATTTTACCCAAGTCGGCTTAGGATTTCAACTTGAACCTAGCTCCTTTTGA
- a CDS encoding lipopolysaccharide assembly protein LapB, with translation MTRIFLARTEEQKRFREVLRSLQPNAVSRLFSQNFPTAAKLLSAKKEAVGTSPHIFLLYGEGGMGKTSLGRRFCELAAKEFPNCFDVLRLDWEEAKNEYPSLNVGHESIRPESVLETIYLAVSKGREGIFEKYRQVEKTLKQIEEKVDKELQARQGEGAEYAPILKKGLSWSLGALRKLPQVEAILGAGDGKVDEAIADGAVSALVGLMKKKLSLEERRIFATPHRQLAEALGHGLQTISAQKPLVLLLDTYEIVDRLECDRVLRMVIKAAGRRVVWAIAGRQNLADSKKVFQDYFQGYRDVFSENLYVYPMSEFSREQVSEYFAHPEINVPLSDEAAESVKQFSLGIPFVVQQIAAMRQQGIELATILSAPSADRDDESPREAVVRATSDRFLRYCLDEHDQKAVYAMAMMRRPDNELLKAMLGVNDLEPEMRSLKARHSFVLLEGKGIRLHDKLESFLQDYLRCGLAGQSSMVRELSDRAVAYLEPRLGEWTQEFTDTADYFESDRIANGLLDLVQFKFWQDVEVGWRYAVPLFVESWQYDRDWQKQLLGVIEAFQVRFDGDSKKRLQIFSKDLGYSSFDPDSRKVLLDELERLAKRGWLDGDHKTECMLILSLQQGSLSRQLEKYSESLQIYLEVEKQLPKTAPHLQKDLAEEFSAIGYKFLWKEGEPVASTEAQTAYQSSVTLNPDNSLGWRELGVSYYKLEQYESAISSYQQAINLDPKHAYPHNNLGGVYHTQGEYKLAIAYYQQAINLDPKYATPHHNLGYIYQTQGEYELAIAYYQQAINLDPKYANSHNGLGSVYKAQGEYELAIVSYQQAINLDPKFALAYNSLGYAFQLQGHYELAITFYQQAIELDSKLTSAYDDLGYVYQVQGEYDLAIASYQQALELDPTYASSHNRLGIAYQSKGDNELAVESYQQAIKLDPTDVSPIFNLSIVMGLQDKQDKAIELFKQSLSILSGNSQYDRLFRTLHEVGIGEIERGTNSLREILETEKPPVGILTEVLKDAELIAQFPTKLEGIDTVVEMLHQAIEKAQ, from the coding sequence ATGACAAGAATCTTTTTGGCGAGGACTGAGGAGCAGAAAAGATTTCGGGAGGTGTTGCGATCGCTTCAACCAAATGCTGTTTCGCGGTTATTCTCGCAGAACTTTCCCACAGCAGCAAAACTTTTATCTGCGAAGAAAGAAGCGGTTGGCACCTCGCCGCATATTTTCTTGCTCTATGGCGAAGGGGGGATGGGGAAAACTAGTTTGGGGAGGCGGTTTTGTGAATTGGCTGCGAAAGAGTTTCCTAATTGCTTTGACGTTTTGCGATTGGATTGGGAAGAGGCAAAGAATGAGTATCCATCGCTGAATGTGGGACATGAATCAATTCGTCCTGAATCGGTGTTGGAGACGATTTATTTGGCGGTAAGTAAGGGACGCGAGGGGATTTTTGAGAAATATCGGCAGGTGGAGAAAACGCTGAAGCAAATTGAGGAGAAGGTGGATAAGGAACTGCAAGCAAGGCAGGGAGAGGGGGCGGAATATGCGCCGATTTTGAAAAAAGGTTTGAGTTGGTCATTGGGCGCTTTGCGGAAATTGCCACAGGTGGAGGCGATTCTGGGGGCAGGAGATGGCAAGGTGGATGAGGCGATCGCAGATGGGGCGGTGAGTGCTTTGGTGGGTTTGATGAAAAAGAAGTTGTCCTTGGAGGAACGCAGGATTTTTGCGACTCCCCATCGACAATTGGCTGAGGCTTTGGGGCATGGCTTACAGACGATTTCCGCGCAGAAACCCTTGGTGCTTTTGTTGGATACCTATGAGATTGTCGATCGCCTTGAGTGCGATCGCGTATTGCGGATGGTGATTAAGGCGGCGGGGCGGCGTGTGGTTTGGGCGATCGCGGGTCGGCAAAATCTGGCGGATAGCAAAAAAGTATTTCAGGATTATTTTCAGGGCTATCGGGATGTGTTTTCGGAAAATCTCTATGTTTATCCGATGAGTGAGTTTAGTCGGGAGCAGGTGAGTGAATATTTCGCACATCCTGAGATCAATGTGCCTCTGAGTGATGAGGCGGCGGAGTCGGTTAAGCAGTTTAGTTTGGGGATTCCCTTTGTTGTGCAGCAAATTGCGGCGATGCGTCAACAGGGGATCGAGCTGGCAACGATTCTCAGCGCTCCATCGGCGGATCGGGATGATGAGTCGCCCCGTGAGGCGGTGGTCAGGGCAACGAGCGATCGCTTTTTGCGGTATTGCTTGGATGAGCATGACCAAAAGGCGGTGTATGCAATGGCGATGATGCGCCGTCCTGATAATGAGCTTTTAAAGGCGATGCTGGGGGTGAATGACCTTGAGCCAGAGATGCGATCGCTGAAGGCAAGGCATTCGTTTGTGTTGTTGGAGGGTAAGGGCATTAGGTTGCATGACAAGCTAGAGAGCTTTTTGCAAGATTATCTGCGTTGTGGGTTGGCGGGACAGTCATCTATGGTGCGGGAGTTGAGCGATCGGGCTGTGGCTTATTTGGAACCGCGTTTGGGTGAATGGACTCAGGAGTTTACGGATACGGCGGATTATTTCGAGTCGGATCGGATTGCGAATGGTTTGTTGGATTTGGTGCAGTTTAAGTTTTGGCAAGATGTGGAGGTTGGCTGGCGCTATGCTGTGCCGCTTTTTGTGGAGAGTTGGCAATATGACCGCGATTGGCAAAAGCAACTTTTGGGGGTTATTGAGGCGTTTCAGGTGCGGTTTGATGGGGATAGCAAGAAGCGATTGCAAATCTTTAGCAAAGATTTGGGTTACTCTTCGTTCGATCCTGATAGTCGGAAGGTTTTGCTGGATGAGTTGGAGAGGTTAGCAAAACGGGGTTGGCTTGATGGCGATCATAAAACTGAATGTATGTTGATTCTCTCACTCCAACAAGGCAGTTTGTCTCGTCAACTTGAGAAATATTCAGAATCTCTACAGATATATCTTGAAGTAGAAAAGCAACTTCCTAAAACTGCACCCCATTTACAAAAAGATTTAGCAGAAGAATTTAGCGCAATTGGCTATAAATTTCTTTGGAAAGAAGGAGAACCAGTTGCATCGACTGAAGCTCAGACTGCTTATCAAAGTTCTGTTACATTAAATCCTGACAATTCCCTTGGATGGCGAGAGTTAGGTGTTAGTTATTATAAGTTGGAACAGTATGAATCAGCGATCTCATCCTATCAACAGGCGATCAACCTCGACCCAAAACATGCCTATCCCCATAACAATTTGGGCGGTGTCTACCACACACAAGGAGAATACAAATTAGCGATCGCATACTATCAACAGGCGATCAACCTCGACCCAAAATATGCCACTCCCCACCACAATTTGGGCTATATCTACCAAACACAAGGAGAATACGAATTAGCGATCGCATACTATCAACAGGCGATCAACCTCGACCCAAAATATGCCAATTCCCACAACGGATTGGGCAGTGTCTACAAAGCACAAGGAGAATACGAATTAGCGATCGTATCCTATCAACAGGCGATCAACCTCGACCCAAAATTTGCATTAGCTTACAACAGCTTGGGCTATGCTTTTCAATTACAAGGACATTACGAATTAGCAATCACATTCTATCAACAGGCAATTGAACTAGACTCAAAACTTACATCAGCTTATGACGATTTGGGCTATGTCTACCAAGTCCAAGGAGAGTATGACTTAGCGATCGCATCCTATCAACAAGCTCTTGAACTCGACCCAACATATGCGTCTTCTCACAATAGACTAGGCATAGCTTACCAATCTAAAGGAGATAATGAATTAGCTGTTGAATCTTATCAACAGGCAATCAAACTTGATCCCACTGATGTTAGTCCAATATTCAATCTTAGTATTGTAATGGGACTTCAAGACAAGCAGGATAAAGCTATTGAATTATTTAAACAAAGCTTATCAATTCTTTCTGGCAATTCACAATATGACCGCCTATTTCGGACATTACATGAAGTTGGAATTGGTGAAATTGAGCGCGGTACAAACAGCTTGCGAGAGATTTTAGAAACAGAGAAACCACCAGTGGGTATTCTGACAGAAGTTCTTAAAGATGCAGAACTTATAGCGCAATTTCCTACTAAACTTGAGGGCATTGATACTGTGGTTGAGATGCTGCATCAGGCGATTGAGAAGGCGCAATAA
- a CDS encoding AbrB/MazE/SpoVT family DNA-binding domain-containing protein produces MTEAILDIKTWGNNLGVRLPAAIARAAHLKVNQRVRLSVIDGVVIIAPVPNPPLTLEERLAQFDPARHGGEVMTTAQKLGAEEW; encoded by the coding sequence ATGACCGAAGCAATACTAGATATCAAAACATGGGGAAATAACTTAGGAGTACGCTTACCCGCCGCAATCGCCCGTGCCGCCCACCTAAAAGTCAACCAGCGCGTGCGCCTCTCCGTAATTGACGGAGTAGTAATTATTGCCCCAGTTCCCAATCCTCCATTAACCCTCGAAGAACGCCTCGCCCAGTTTGACCCCGCTCGACATGGCGGCGAAGTCATGACAACCGCACAAAAGCTAGGCGCAGAAGAGTGGTAA
- a CDS encoding type II toxin-antitoxin system PemK/MazF family toxin, translated as MVKAAKDWIPDRQDIIWIDCNPQVGKEMRDIHPFLVLSPRIFNDKTAIVIGLPMTTAAYNADNPFAIAVGKASRSKASKTSYVLCHQPKSFGWRLRGAKPHPLSKLDNDLFTQVCDRLNQIIQL; from the coding sequence GTGGTAAAAGCCGCCAAAGATTGGATACCCGATCGCCAAGATATTATCTGGATTGATTGCAATCCACAGGTCGGCAAAGAAATGCGAGACATTCATCCTTTTTTGGTGCTATCACCACGCATATTTAATGACAAAACCGCGATCGTGATTGGCTTACCAATGACGACGGCTGCATACAATGCTGACAACCCCTTTGCCATTGCTGTAGGTAAAGCTTCACGCAGTAAAGCGAGTAAAACTAGCTATGTTCTCTGTCATCAGCCCAAGTCCTTTGGCTGGCGGCTCCGTGGAGCCAAGCCTCATCCACTGAGCAAATTGGATAACGATTTGTTTACGCAAGTATGCGATCGCCTAAATCAAATCATTCAACTATAG
- a CDS encoding gamma-glutamylcyclotransferase has translation MTANIPTSDLCHVFVYGTLKPNEANYAEYCAGKAIAEQQAIAYGELFALPMGYPAMILGDQQVHGYLLSFPDISILESLDDLEDYQCDRAAAENVYNRQQIEVFDVEGNSLGFSWAYLMTLEQVTKFGGIAQIDGCWSGLTHQNPNK, from the coding sequence ATGACAGCAAATATTCCAACTTCCGACCTATGCCATGTTTTTGTCTATGGCACACTCAAACCCAATGAAGCAAATTATGCAGAATATTGTGCGGGTAAAGCGATCGCTGAGCAACAGGCGATCGCCTATGGTGAATTATTCGCGCTGCCGATGGGCTATCCTGCGATGATTTTGGGTGATCAACAAGTTCATGGATATTTACTCTCATTTCCAGATATCAGCATTTTGGAATCACTTGATGATTTGGAAGATTATCAGTGCGATCGCGCTGCTGCTGAGAATGTATATAATCGTCAACAGATAGAAGTTTTTGATGTGGAAGGAAATTCACTAGGTTTTTCGTGGGCCTATTTGATGACCTTAGAACAAGTCACCAAGTTTGGAGGTATTGCTCAAATTGATGGATGTTGGAGTGGTCTAACACATCAAAACCCAAATAAATAA
- a CDS encoding AAA family ATPase, with protein MSNDKDSFKDKFAFKVEGLESLVDEVKQLLNLDQLIDLAQKLDEKQKAGEIHTEVNVTSRPLSSIPRRGNIPRSPRAATATGGSSEVTSPDIVKPEPAKDNSQNEKPLAIAELVGGLGDTLAQLRDLVEIPLKRPDILAKLGLEPPKGVLLVGPPGTGKTLTARSLANLLGVNYIAIVGPEIISKYYGEAETRLRQVFEKAAKSAPCLIFIDEIDALVPNRANVEGEVEKRLVAQLLGLMDGFAETKGVIVLAATNRPDAIDPALRRPGRFDREIIFPIPDRKARREILEIHTRSMPLTSDVDLEDIADRAYGYVGADIKGLCQVAATNALRRQVTNVADIPDNLDVNREDFEFALKQVQPAVLRSLQIQVPKVQWSEIGGLTKVKQTLQEAVAGALVDPALYAHTRAKAPRGVLLYGSPGTGKTLLAKAIATQAQANFISVAGSELLTKWVGASEQSIRQLFSQARQAAPCVIFIDEIDTLAPARGSYQGDSGVSDRVIGQLLTELDGLQSAEGLLVIGATNRRDSIDPALLRSGRIELHMMVDLPDRDSRSSILEVHNRDRPLANNLNLDIWAERTENWNGADLAFLSNRAAIFAIRRHQRDASDLLENLRITNEDFEQAFAELVEQRE; from the coding sequence ATGAGTAATGACAAAGATAGTTTTAAGGACAAATTTGCCTTTAAAGTCGAGGGCTTGGAATCTCTAGTGGATGAGGTCAAGCAGTTACTAAACCTCGATCAACTCATCGATCTGGCGCAAAAATTAGACGAAAAGCAGAAAGCTGGCGAAATACATACAGAAGTAAATGTTACTTCACGCCCATTATCGAGTATTCCCCGACGCGGTAATATTCCTCGATCACCTCGTGCTGCTACGGCAACAGGTGGGAGTAGCGAAGTTACATCTCCCGATATCGTCAAACCCGAACCAGCAAAAGATAATTCTCAAAATGAGAAACCACTAGCGATCGCAGAGTTAGTAGGCGGTTTAGGAGATACCTTAGCGCAGTTACGTGATTTAGTCGAAATTCCCCTAAAGCGTCCTGACATTCTAGCTAAACTGGGACTAGAACCACCTAAAGGCGTTCTGTTAGTTGGTCCCCCTGGAACTGGCAAAACCCTCACGGCGCGATCGCTTGCCAATTTGTTAGGCGTAAATTACATTGCGATCGTCGGGCCAGAAATTATTAGTAAATACTATGGTGAAGCGGAAACTCGCCTACGACAGGTTTTCGAGAAAGCGGCAAAATCCGCACCATGTTTGATTTTTATCGATGAAATTGATGCTCTCGTTCCCAATCGCGCCAATGTGGAAGGAGAAGTGGAAAAGCGACTAGTGGCGCAGTTGTTAGGCTTAATGGATGGATTTGCCGAAACTAAGGGCGTGATTGTCTTGGCGGCAACCAATCGACCTGATGCGATCGATCCTGCATTACGTCGCCCAGGCAGATTCGATCGCGAGATTATTTTCCCGATCCCCGATCGCAAGGCTCGCCGTGAAATCCTCGAAATTCATACGCGATCGATGCCTTTGACTAGTGATGTCGATTTGGAAGATATCGCCGATCGCGCCTATGGCTATGTGGGAGCCGATATTAAGGGACTCTGCCAAGTAGCGGCAACTAATGCACTACGGCGACAAGTGACAAATGTTGCCGATATTCCCGACAATCTAGATGTGAATCGGGAGGATTTTGAATTTGCGCTCAAGCAAGTCCAACCCGCCGTATTGAGATCGCTACAAATTCAAGTTCCCAAAGTGCAATGGTCAGAGATTGGTGGACTCACCAAAGTTAAGCAAACTCTCCAAGAAGCGGTCGCTGGGGCATTGGTCGATCCTGCACTCTATGCCCATACTCGCGCCAAGGCTCCTCGCGGTGTGTTGCTCTACGGTTCTCCTGGAACTGGCAAAACTTTACTCGCCAAGGCGATCGCAACTCAAGCCCAAGCGAATTTTATCTCCGTTGCAGGTTCAGAACTATTGACAAAATGGGTGGGTGCTTCCGAACAATCAATCAGACAGTTATTTTCCCAAGCGCGTCAGGCTGCTCCCTGCGTCATCTTTATTGATGAGATCGATACGCTTGCACCTGCGAGGGGCAGCTATCAAGGCGATAGTGGCGTTAGCGATCGCGTGATTGGACAGTTACTTACAGAACTTGACGGATTGCAATCTGCCGAGGGACTATTAGTAATTGGCGCAACTAATCGCCGTGATTCTATTGATCCTGCTCTATTGAGATCGGGGCGTATCGAACTACATATGATGGTAGATTTACCCGATCGTGATAGTCGGAGTTCGATTTTAGAAGTGCATAACCGCGATCGCCCCCTTGCAAACAATCTCAATTTAGACATTTGGGCAGAAAGAACAGAGAATTGGAATGGAGCCGATCTTGCTTTCTTAAGTAATCGTGCTGCCATTTTTGCGATTCGTCGTCATCAGCGTGATGCTAGTGATCTATTAGAAAATTTGCGGATTACAAATGAGGATTTTGAACAGGCTTTTGCGGAACTTGTAGAACAACGAGAATAA
- a CDS encoding DUF3386 domain-containing protein translates to MVTTAPNTHSDTSARDLFQAAYENRYTWDSNFPGLTADVSVAIDGVARTGKASINPDLSVEVSMDEPQLIDRTTRTPSGEEKTVSVDEGQEWLYNQLRDVVTHRKRKTFEEAHGKSAFNLGASDESGAVEILVTGDSMGSNYKVRGKEISMVSRVMGRIGFVINHLGHLDTGEGYISSLYTAVFRNPMNDEIVRQARFEDIYEKMGNYYVMTKQIVQSNEQGQTKNYEIAFSNIHLLG, encoded by the coding sequence ATGGTTACAACTGCACCAAATACTCATTCCGATACTAGCGCCCGCGACCTATTTCAGGCTGCTTACGAAAATCGTTATACATGGGACAGCAATTTCCCAGGATTAACTGCCGATGTCTCTGTTGCGATCGATGGCGTAGCCCGTACTGGCAAGGCAAGTATCAATCCAGATCTATCCGTTGAAGTTAGCATGGATGAGCCACAACTAATCGATCGCACTACCCGCACCCCTAGCGGCGAAGAAAAAACGGTTTCTGTTGACGAAGGTCAAGAATGGCTATATAACCAACTGCGCGATGTGGTAACTCACCGCAAGCGTAAAACCTTTGAAGAAGCTCATGGTAAATCAGCGTTTAACCTTGGTGCCTCCGATGAATCAGGAGCCGTGGAGATCTTGGTTACTGGGGACTCGATGGGATCAAACTACAAAGTCCGTGGCAAAGAGATCTCGATGGTTAGCCGTGTTATGGGACGCATTGGCTTTGTGATTAATCACCTCGGACATTTGGATACTGGCGAAGGTTATATTTCTTCTCTCTATACTGCGGTGTTCCGTAATCCGATGAATGATGAGATCGTTCGTCAAGCTCGTTTTGAAGATATCTACGAAAAGATGGGCAATTACTATGTGATGACCAAGCAAATCGTACAGTCTAACGAACAAGGTCAAACCAAAAACTATGAAATTGCTTTTAGTAATATTCATCTACTAGGTTAG